The following proteins are co-located in the Tiliqua scincoides isolate rTilSci1 chromosome 8, rTilSci1.hap2, whole genome shotgun sequence genome:
- the SPPL2A gene encoding signal peptide peptidase-like 2A isoform X2 — translation MGAARLLPTAFCGLLLPLMIAGRGLLHASKNDQPQLTKDYCINYNSLKTLPSTLSGTSSTNLIVLTHKLLCNHSEVLTEQIKDKAVAIKRGTCTFLEKADIAESHGAKILLIVSETELVSPDVNVSIQVALIRNVDILDMQKTLGNNINVTLYSPPLPTFDYSLVVIFLIAVLSVALGSYWSGMLELENLKASASSGSLESQGKKEECVLTPPLTVVFVIMSAVMLILMYFFYKWLVYFFIAVFCLSSAMSLFSCLAVLIRKIPFGQCRVTFRNASFEVRLIFLAGICMATSIVWGVFRNEDRWAWILQDILGASFCIHLLKIIKLPHFKSCVILLSLLLVYDVFFVFITPYITKSGQSIMVEVAAGPPGVKEKLPVLIKVPRLQFFSIPTCDVQFSILGLGDIVVPGLLVAYCHRFDVQTSSSSVYFISNVIAYALGMVITFVALALMKMPQPALLYLAPCTLIAAALVALCRKEMKKFWNGSTYQVMDLTANEENAPTAREQPRRQ, via the exons ATGGGGGCCGCCCGCCTGCTCCCCACGGCCTTTTGCGGCCTGCTGCTCCCGCTG ATGATAGCTGGAAGAGGCCTCTTGCATGCTTCTAAGAATGACCAGCCTCAATTAACAAAGGACTACTGCATAAATTATAATTCCTTGAAAACTCTTCCCAGTACCTTAAGTGGCACG tcttctaCAAACTTGATAGTCTTGACCCACAAATTGTTGTGTAATCATTCTGAAGTTCTAACTGAGCAAATCAAGGACAAGGCAGTTGCAATAAAGAGGGGAACCTGTACATTTTTGGAAAAGGCGGATATAGCAGAAAGTCATGGCGCTAAAATACTGCTAATTGTCTCAGAAACTGAGCTG GTTTCTCCAGATGTTAATGTCAGCATTCAAGTTGCACTTATAAGAAATGTGGATATATTAGACATGCAAAAG ACTCTTGGAAACAACATTAACGTGACACTGTATTCCCCACCTCTGCCAACGTTTGACTACAGTTTGGTGGTCATCTTTCTAATTGCTGTGCTCAGTGTGGCATTGGGAAGCTATTGGAGTGGAATGTTGGAGCT TGAGAATCTGAAGGCGTCTGCAAGCTCTGGAAGTTTAGAATCACAGGGAAAGAAGGAGGAATGTGTTTTAACTCCCCCATTAACAGTTGTATTCGTCATCATGTCTGCTGTGATGCTAATTCTGATGTACTTCTTCTATAAATGGCTAG TATATTTCTTTATTGCTGTTTTCTGCTTGTCATCTGCTATGAGCCTGTTCAGCTGCCTTGCTGTACTAATTAGAAAAATACCTTTTGGACAATGCAG GGTTACATTCAGGAACGCTAGTTTTGAAGTGAGACTCATTTTTCTTGCTGGAATTTGCATGGCAACATCAATTGTTTGGGGAGTGTTTCGGAATGAAGATCG CTGGGCATGGATTTTACAAGATATCTTGGGAGCTTCTTTCTGTATCCACCTCCTGAAAATAATTAAACTACCCCACTTCAAG TCCTGTGTGATTCTCCTAAGTCTTCTCCTTGTGTATGATGTATTTTTTGTCTTCATCACACCATACATAACAAAA agtGGCCAAAGTATAATGGTTGAAGTTGCAGCAGGTCCTCCTGGAGTCAAAGAAAAG TTGCCAGTACTAATCAAAGTGCCTCGACTGCAATTCTTTTCCATACCAACATGCGACGTACAATTTTCAATACTTGGATTGGGTGATATTGTTGTACCag GTCTCCTGGTTGCCTATTGTCACAGGTTTGATGTTCAGACAAGCTCTTCCTCTGTGTATTTCATTTCCAATGTTATAG cCTATGCTCTTGGCATGGTGATAACATTTGTGGCTCTGGCACTAATGAAGATGCCACAACCAGCCCTTCTCTATTTAGCACCATGCACACTCATAGCTGCGGCACTCGTTGCCTTGTGTCGCAAAGAAATGAAGAAGTTCTGGAATGGCAGCACCTATCAG GTGATGGATCTTACAGCTAATGAAGAAAATGCCCCAACAGCTAGGGAACAACCAAGAAGACAGTGA
- the SPPL2A gene encoding signal peptide peptidase-like 2A isoform X1, protein MGAARLLPTAFCGLLLPLMIAGRGLLHASKNDQPQLTKDYCINYNSLKTLPSTLSGTSSTNLIVLTHKLLCNHSEVLTEQIKDKAVAIKRGTCTFLEKADIAESHGAKILLIVSETELVSPDVNVSIQVALIRNVDILDMQKTLGNNINVTLYSPPLPTFDYSLVVIFLIAVLSVALGSYWSGMLELENLKASASSGSLESQGKKEECVLTPPLTVVFVIMSAVMLILMYFFYKWLVYFFIAVFCLSSAMSLFSCLAVLIRKIPFGQCRVTFRNASFEVRLIFLAGICMATSIVWGVFRNEDRWAWILQDILGASFCIHLLKIIKLPHFKSCVILLSLLLVYDVFFVFITPYITKSGQSIMVEVAAGPPGVKEKSDGNLLEASAERSAPHEKLPVLIKVPRLQFFSIPTCDVQFSILGLGDIVVPGLLVAYCHRFDVQTSSSSVYFISNVIAYALGMVITFVALALMKMPQPALLYLAPCTLIAAALVALCRKEMKKFWNGSTYQVMDLTANEENAPTAREQPRRQ, encoded by the exons ATGGGGGCCGCCCGCCTGCTCCCCACGGCCTTTTGCGGCCTGCTGCTCCCGCTG ATGATAGCTGGAAGAGGCCTCTTGCATGCTTCTAAGAATGACCAGCCTCAATTAACAAAGGACTACTGCATAAATTATAATTCCTTGAAAACTCTTCCCAGTACCTTAAGTGGCACG tcttctaCAAACTTGATAGTCTTGACCCACAAATTGTTGTGTAATCATTCTGAAGTTCTAACTGAGCAAATCAAGGACAAGGCAGTTGCAATAAAGAGGGGAACCTGTACATTTTTGGAAAAGGCGGATATAGCAGAAAGTCATGGCGCTAAAATACTGCTAATTGTCTCAGAAACTGAGCTG GTTTCTCCAGATGTTAATGTCAGCATTCAAGTTGCACTTATAAGAAATGTGGATATATTAGACATGCAAAAG ACTCTTGGAAACAACATTAACGTGACACTGTATTCCCCACCTCTGCCAACGTTTGACTACAGTTTGGTGGTCATCTTTCTAATTGCTGTGCTCAGTGTGGCATTGGGAAGCTATTGGAGTGGAATGTTGGAGCT TGAGAATCTGAAGGCGTCTGCAAGCTCTGGAAGTTTAGAATCACAGGGAAAGAAGGAGGAATGTGTTTTAACTCCCCCATTAACAGTTGTATTCGTCATCATGTCTGCTGTGATGCTAATTCTGATGTACTTCTTCTATAAATGGCTAG TATATTTCTTTATTGCTGTTTTCTGCTTGTCATCTGCTATGAGCCTGTTCAGCTGCCTTGCTGTACTAATTAGAAAAATACCTTTTGGACAATGCAG GGTTACATTCAGGAACGCTAGTTTTGAAGTGAGACTCATTTTTCTTGCTGGAATTTGCATGGCAACATCAATTGTTTGGGGAGTGTTTCGGAATGAAGATCG CTGGGCATGGATTTTACAAGATATCTTGGGAGCTTCTTTCTGTATCCACCTCCTGAAAATAATTAAACTACCCCACTTCAAG TCCTGTGTGATTCTCCTAAGTCTTCTCCTTGTGTATGATGTATTTTTTGTCTTCATCACACCATACATAACAAAA agtGGCCAAAGTATAATGGTTGAAGTTGCAGCAGGTCCTCCTGGAGTCAAAGAAAAG AGTGATGGGAACTTGTTGGAAGCCTCTGCTGAGCGGTCAGCTCCTCATGAGAAA TTGCCAGTACTAATCAAAGTGCCTCGACTGCAATTCTTTTCCATACCAACATGCGACGTACAATTTTCAATACTTGGATTGGGTGATATTGTTGTACCag GTCTCCTGGTTGCCTATTGTCACAGGTTTGATGTTCAGACAAGCTCTTCCTCTGTGTATTTCATTTCCAATGTTATAG cCTATGCTCTTGGCATGGTGATAACATTTGTGGCTCTGGCACTAATGAAGATGCCACAACCAGCCCTTCTCTATTTAGCACCATGCACACTCATAGCTGCGGCACTCGTTGCCTTGTGTCGCAAAGAAATGAAGAAGTTCTGGAATGGCAGCACCTATCAG GTGATGGATCTTACAGCTAATGAAGAAAATGCCCCAACAGCTAGGGAACAACCAAGAAGACAGTGA